The following is a genomic window from Opitutus sp. GAS368.
GCCAAGAGTGACGACAAGCCCGCCGCCTCGACCGAGCCCATGTATTCCGTTTCCTGCCCGTCGCCGTGCGAGTTCACCGTCAAGAGCCACGACAAGGCCGAGCTCATCGCGGCCATCAAGGCGCATGCCAAGAGCCATCACAAGATGGACATGTCCGACAAGGACGTCGAAGGCATGATCAAGGTGAAGGAAGCCAAAAAGAGCTGAGCCTCCTTCCTCCGCCCTTGTTTTGCGAACCCCGCCCTCCCGGCGGGGTTTTTTATGGCCGGGGCCGGCGACCCGCGAACGGGGGTTTTCTTTTGGGAATTTTTGTGTCTTGTTGCCGCCATGTCGCCGCGCTTCCTGCTCCTCGCCGCCCTGCTCACGGTCCGCGCCTTCGCGGACGATTACACCAGGTCCATCGAGGATTGGCGCGCCGCGCGCGTCGCCCGCCTGACCACGCCGGACGGCTGGCTGACTCTCATCGGCCGGCATCTGCTCGCCCCGGGGACGAACACCGTGGGCACCGCGCCGGACAATTCCATCAAGCTCGCGTCCGGCCCTCCCTACCTCGCCACCGTCACGCTCGCCGCCGACCGCAAGATCACCCTCCAACCCAACCCGAGCGCGTTGCTGGAGGTGGACGGCGTGCCCACGCACCACCCGGCCGAACTGGTGGTCGAAAGCGAGAAGCCCACCAAGGTCACGTTCGGCACGGCGAGCTTCTATGTCATGCGCCGCGGCGAGGGCCTCTACCTGCGCGTGCGCGACAGCGCGGCCGCCGGCCGCGCGCACTTCGCCGGCCTCGATTATTTCCCCATCGATCCGGCGTGGCGCATCGAGGCCGCATGGGTGCCGTTCAACCCGGTCAGGCAGGTCAACATCACCAACCTGATCGGCGTGACCGAGCCCGCGCCCGTGCCGGGCCGGGCCGTGTTCACCCACCAGGGCCACACCGTCGAGCTGCTGCCGATCGACGAGGGCGGCGACGACCTGTTCTTCGTGCTCACCGACCTCACCGCCGGCGAGGACACCTACGAGGCTTCGCGTTTCCTCTACGCGCCCAAGCCAAAGGCCGGCGAGACGAAGGTCGTCCTTGATTTCAACCGGATGCAGAATCCGCCGTGCGCCTTCACCGCCTTCGCCACCTGCCCGCTCCCGCCGAAGGAAAACCGCCTGCCGTTCCGCGTCACCGCCGGGGAAAAGAAATACCGTGGAAACCACTGATACGCTGATCGCCGGCCGGAA
Proteins encoded in this region:
- a CDS encoding DUF1059 domain-containing protein, coding for MKKHQSLIALACTLALALSAPLTGRADEKAKSDDKPAASTEPMYSVSCPSPCEFTVKSHDKAELIAAIKAHAKSHHKMDMSDKDVEGMIKVKEAKKS
- a CDS encoding DUF1684 domain-containing protein, whose product is MSPRFLLLAALLTVRAFADDYTRSIEDWRAARVARLTTPDGWLTLIGRHLLAPGTNTVGTAPDNSIKLASGPPYLATVTLAADRKITLQPNPSALLEVDGVPTHHPAELVVESEKPTKVTFGTASFYVMRRGEGLYLRVRDSAAAGRAHFAGLDYFPIDPAWRIEAAWVPFNPVRQVNITNLIGVTEPAPVPGRAVFTHQGHTVELLPIDEGGDDLFFVLTDLTAGEDTYEASRFLYAPKPKAGETKVVLDFNRMQNPPCAFTAFATCPLPPKENRLPFRVTAGEKKYRGNH